In a single window of the Terrirubrum flagellatum genome:
- a CDS encoding helix-turn-helix domain-containing protein produces the protein MKDDKDKLRADAQANRDRILDVARDAFVADPQTSLNAIAKAAGVGPGTFYRHFPSREALLAGVYHKEIRGLVDLAPALLDAHPPLLALGAWCDRFAQLGSMKHGVGDTLRAVVSDQDLRETFRLLTEAVRCLMAACENTSSIRRGANPEDVLVLLSSVLRIAPSAAGKRQAERIITLILRGLGADELSEEEAPSSQATHS, from the coding sequence ATGAAGGACGACAAGGATAAGCTGCGCGCAGACGCTCAGGCCAACCGCGACCGTATCCTTGATGTGGCGCGCGATGCGTTCGTCGCCGATCCCCAGACATCACTGAATGCGATCGCCAAGGCGGCCGGGGTCGGTCCGGGCACATTTTATCGACACTTCCCGAGCCGCGAGGCCTTGCTGGCGGGCGTTTATCACAAGGAAATCCGGGGATTGGTCGATCTCGCGCCCGCGCTGCTGGATGCACACCCGCCGTTACTCGCCCTCGGGGCATGGTGCGATCGGTTCGCACAGCTTGGCAGCATGAAGCACGGCGTCGGCGACACGCTGCGAGCCGTCGTATCCGATCAGGATCTCCGGGAAACCTTCCGGCTCCTGACAGAAGCCGTCCGCTGCCTCATGGCCGCCTGCGAGAATACCAGCAGCATCCGGCGCGGCGCGAACCCGGAAGATGTGCTGGTGCTTCTCTCCAGCGTTCTGCGAATTGCCCCTTCCGCCGCAGGGAAGCGGCAGGCAGAGCGCATCATCACTCTCATCCTGCGGGGACTGGGCGCCGATGAATTGTCGGAGGAAGAAGCGCCTTCCTCGCAAGCCACTCACTCTTAA
- a CDS encoding phospholipase D-like domain-containing protein — protein MKLVKRAGAWCNGEVAYIAWDIDEKIDDCLGFMVTRIHLSGADKGKRRILPTWVAFQDQNNPNWNEQDSSVWPIQRFEWRDLTLRKSRDTTKVRPIDFQVHYEIVPVGLDGPGRTKIPASPTAPEKDPTGQPSYEGPHRQLFQIGEPTLTDPIDVTHDYGDGKAKVSATFTNGILSTQNMVRQLESVGKAPPKKVLKDAASPDKKTRVKAAAQKENHLLATLKKEIVNPKSDIRSFLTGDVLAFLKRLLERAEKEKGEVYLSLYELHDPELIELLLKSMKKGLIHIILSTAGNLNPNPKGTPKEDRQPVAWDTENDDPRRKLHALETGKLKGRVIDRMFNTSARIGHNKFAVLVKNNKAVAVLSGSTNWTETGLCTQSNNSIIIEDADIANDYWDYWKALSEDKQPKRVSVTVTDPKGKKVKGAKPSNGKQGKELREENEKSAGERSLGKSGSVELWRSPNTEAVTVPKNDPERPPDLSVVYEMMDKAKQAIMFLTFLPGLSGKNNIIGEAALLAEKKKKLFVMGAVSDPKALPPPKEDGGDETYIDAKGKERKLPAPAIWWPGGDQSRIVMIRAAAVRIPFGNLRPELLTAGHAIIHDKIIVIDPLDEKNCAVITGSHNLGYKASYCNDDNLLIVRGNRPLAISYAVHVIDLYDHYVFRARLEDNLRDQLKSGKIKSFAEAAANSQPHGLLRTDAGWQDKHFKDRTPGSLDYFLGEG, from the coding sequence ATGAAATTGGTGAAGCGGGCCGGGGCCTGGTGCAACGGCGAAGTCGCGTATATCGCATGGGATATTGACGAGAAGATCGACGATTGCCTCGGCTTCATGGTGACGCGCATTCACCTGTCGGGCGCGGACAAGGGCAAACGCCGCATCCTTCCGACCTGGGTGGCGTTCCAGGACCAGAACAATCCGAACTGGAACGAACAGGATTCCTCGGTCTGGCCGATCCAGCGATTCGAATGGCGCGATCTCACTTTGCGCAAGTCGCGCGACACCACGAAGGTGCGGCCGATTGATTTTCAGGTGCATTATGAAATCGTGCCGGTGGGCCTCGACGGGCCGGGCCGCACGAAAATCCCGGCTTCGCCGACCGCGCCCGAAAAAGACCCCACGGGACAGCCGAGCTATGAAGGGCCGCACCGGCAACTGTTCCAGATCGGCGAACCGACGCTCACGGACCCGATCGACGTCACGCATGATTATGGCGACGGCAAAGCGAAGGTCTCCGCGACTTTCACGAACGGCATCCTGTCGACCCAGAACATGGTCCGGCAGCTCGAATCGGTCGGCAAGGCGCCGCCGAAGAAAGTGCTGAAGGACGCCGCGTCGCCCGACAAGAAGACGCGCGTGAAAGCCGCGGCGCAGAAGGAGAATCATCTTCTCGCGACCCTGAAGAAGGAAATCGTCAATCCGAAATCGGACATCCGCTCCTTCCTGACCGGCGATGTTCTCGCCTTCCTGAAGCGTCTGCTCGAACGCGCCGAGAAGGAGAAAGGAGAAGTCTATCTCTCGCTCTATGAGCTGCACGACCCCGAGCTGATCGAGCTTCTGCTCAAGAGCATGAAGAAGGGCCTCATTCACATCATCCTGTCGACGGCGGGCAATCTCAATCCCAACCCGAAGGGAACGCCGAAGGAAGATCGGCAGCCCGTCGCCTGGGACACGGAGAATGATGATCCGCGCCGCAAGCTCCACGCGCTCGAGACAGGCAAATTAAAGGGCCGCGTCATCGATCGCATGTTCAACACCAGCGCGCGCATCGGCCACAACAAATTCGCCGTCCTTGTGAAAAACAACAAAGCGGTCGCGGTGCTGAGCGGCAGCACCAACTGGACCGAGACAGGGCTTTGCACCCAGTCGAACAACTCGATCATCATCGAGGATGCGGACATCGCGAATGATTACTGGGACTATTGGAAGGCGCTGAGCGAAGACAAGCAGCCGAAACGCGTCTCTGTCACCGTCACTGACCCGAAGGGCAAGAAGGTGAAGGGCGCGAAGCCGAGCAACGGCAAGCAAGGCAAAGAGCTGCGCGAGGAGAACGAAAAGTCAGCCGGCGAACGCTCGCTTGGCAAATCGGGAAGCGTCGAGCTCTGGCGCTCGCCGAACACCGAAGCTGTCACCGTACCCAAGAACGATCCGGAGCGGCCCCCGGATCTCTCCGTCGTCTATGAGATGATGGACAAGGCGAAGCAGGCGATCATGTTCCTGACTTTCCTGCCCGGCCTTTCCGGCAAGAACAACATCATCGGCGAGGCGGCGCTGCTCGCCGAGAAAAAGAAGAAGCTGTTCGTCATGGGCGCGGTCAGCGATCCAAAGGCGCTGCCGCCGCCGAAGGAAGACGGCGGCGACGAGACCTATATCGACGCCAAGGGCAAGGAGCGGAAATTGCCGGCGCCGGCGATCTGGTGGCCGGGTGGAGACCAGAGCCGCATCGTGATGATCCGCGCCGCGGCGGTGCGCATCCCCTTCGGCAATCTCAGGCCCGAACTTCTCACCGCCGGCCATGCGATCATCCATGACAAGATCATCGTCATCGATCCGCTGGACGAGAAGAACTGCGCCGTCATCACCGGCAGCCACAACCTCGGCTACAAGGCCTCCTACTGCAACGATGACAATCTGCTCATCGTGCGCGGCAACAGGCCGCTGGCGATCTCCTACGCGGTGCATGTGATCGACCTCTACGATCACTACGTCTTCCGCGCCCGCCTCGAGGACAATCTGCGGGATCAGCTTAAGAGCGGAAAGATCAAGTCGTTTGCCGAGGCGGCCGCCAACTCCCAGCCGCACGGGCTCTTACGCACCGACGCCGGCTGGCAGGACAAGCACTTCAAGGATCGGACGCCCGGCAGTCTGGACTATTTCCTGGGCGAGGGCTGA
- the msrA gene encoding peptide-methionine (S)-S-oxide reductase MsrA, which translates to MQFFRKKLEMPTAATALPGRAEAIPTATTHFVNGQLLKGETPAGLETIYFGLGCFWGAERKFWQLPGVYVTAVGYQAGVTPNPTYEEVCSGLTGHNEVVKVVFDPKKVSLDEVLKTFWESHDPTQGMRQGNDIGTQYRSGIYVTSAAQRAAAEASKKAYGAALATKGYGPVTTEIVDAPPFYYAEDYHQQYLAKNPAGYCGLGGTGVSCPIGTGVAA; encoded by the coding sequence ATGCAGTTCTTCAGGAAGAAGCTCGAAATGCCGACCGCCGCGACCGCCCTTCCCGGCCGCGCCGAGGCGATCCCGACCGCCACGACCCATTTCGTCAACGGTCAGCTGCTGAAAGGCGAAACGCCTGCCGGGCTGGAGACGATCTATTTTGGCCTCGGCTGTTTCTGGGGCGCGGAGCGCAAGTTCTGGCAGCTTCCCGGCGTGTATGTCACCGCCGTGGGCTATCAGGCGGGTGTGACGCCGAATCCCACCTATGAGGAGGTCTGCTCGGGTCTCACCGGCCACAACGAGGTGGTGAAGGTCGTGTTCGATCCGAAGAAGGTCTCGCTCGACGAGGTGCTGAAGACGTTCTGGGAAAGCCACGACCCGACGCAGGGCATGCGCCAGGGCAACGATATCGGCACGCAGTACCGCTCGGGGATCTATGTCACGAGCGCTGCGCAGCGCGCCGCCGCCGAAGCCTCGAAGAAGGCCTATGGCGCGGCGCTGGCGACAAAGGGCTATGGTCCCGTGACGACGGAAATCGTCGACGCGCCGCCGTTCTATTACGCCGAGGATTATCACCAGCAGTATCTCGCCAAGAATCCGGCG
- a CDS encoding aldo/keto reductase — MQYVKLGDTGLDVSPICIGCMGFGDPSRGHPAWSLDEEASRPVIRHAIEQGINFFDTANLYSVGSSEEILGRALRDFANRDAIVITTKLAAPMRDGPNAMGLSRKAIMTEIDHSLRRLGVDHIDLYQIHRRDQRTPWEETLEALHDLVKMGKVRYLGASSMKAWEFSKALHLQKANGWARFVSMQDNYNLLAREEEREMLPLCADEGVQAIIYSPLARGRLARPWGTTTERSQSEPTGAEQNEATTDSDRKIIETVAAIAAERGVSQAQIALGWLRRNPIVAASIVGSLRTKHIVDAVASLSITLTDDEAKRLEAPYTPRRDHQGVSDPAVLARAAEAATGFRADANGWPAHGDRSTPPHERPAS; from the coding sequence ATGCAATACGTCAAGCTTGGCGACACGGGCCTCGACGTGTCCCCGATCTGCATCGGCTGTATGGGGTTCGGCGACCCGTCGCGTGGTCACCCGGCTTGGTCGCTCGACGAGGAGGCCAGTCGGCCGGTGATCCGCCACGCAATTGAGCAGGGCATCAATTTCTTCGACACCGCAAACCTCTATTCTGTCGGCAGCAGCGAGGAAATCCTCGGCCGGGCGCTGAGGGACTTCGCCAATCGTGACGCGATAGTCATCACCACCAAGCTGGCGGCGCCGATGCGCGACGGGCCAAATGCAATGGGCCTATCGCGCAAGGCGATCATGACCGAAATTGACCATAGCCTCAGGCGGCTCGGCGTCGACCATATCGATCTTTATCAGATCCACCGCCGCGACCAGCGCACGCCATGGGAGGAGACGCTGGAGGCGCTCCATGATCTCGTGAAGATGGGCAAGGTGCGCTATCTCGGTGCGTCGTCGATGAAGGCCTGGGAGTTCAGCAAGGCGCTGCACTTGCAGAAAGCGAACGGCTGGGCGCGCTTCGTATCGATGCAGGATAATTACAACCTGCTCGCTCGCGAAGAGGAGCGCGAGATGCTGCCGCTTTGCGCGGATGAAGGCGTGCAGGCGATCATCTACAGCCCGCTCGCGCGTGGCCGCCTCGCGCGCCCTTGGGGAACGACGACCGAGCGTTCGCAATCGGAGCCCACCGGCGCGGAACAGAATGAAGCAACCACAGACAGCGATCGCAAGATCATCGAGACGGTCGCCGCCATAGCGGCAGAACGTGGAGTGAGCCAGGCGCAGATCGCGCTTGGTTGGCTGCGCCGCAATCCGATTGTCGCCGCATCGATCGTGGGGTCGCTCAGAACGAAGCACATCGTTGATGCAGTTGCTTCGCTCTCGATCACGCTGACGGACGATGAAGCCAAACGACTAGAGGCGCCTTATACGCCACGACGAGATCATCAGGGCGTGTCCGATCCGGCGGTGCTCGCCCGGGCCGCGGAAGCTGCGACTGGCTTCAGGGCGGACGCCAACGGGTGGCCGGCGCATGGTGATAGGAGCACGCCGCCCCACGAGCGGCCAGCAAGCTGA
- a CDS encoding LysR family transcriptional regulator: MDIEELRTFVEVADARGVSPAALRLGVAKSIVSRRLFRLEADLGVQLLVRTTRGAALTEAGATFRDYAARVCAEIDVAREMIAPAGALRGRLRVAAPLSFGPTHFAPILAEMARRHPQLQIHTCYSDRFVDLITEGYDCAIRVGYLQDSNLIARRVGPIYGKFVASPDYIKAHGSPETPEELVAHEALMQGAESWQLMDGDKIITVHPQGRFKADNGIALVAAATAGLGIAYLPDYLTHEHIASGALMQVMTRHPPPPAGAYVIRPPGQHPARKIRVLTELLIEYCEPAPHLAGVDPRPAQAGRRRHRRA, encoded by the coding sequence ATGGACATCGAAGAGCTGCGGACCTTCGTGGAAGTGGCCGATGCCCGAGGCGTTTCGCCTGCGGCGCTCCGGCTCGGCGTCGCCAAGTCAATCGTCAGCCGGCGGCTCTTCCGGCTTGAGGCGGACCTTGGCGTCCAGCTTCTCGTCCGGACCACTCGGGGAGCCGCCCTCACGGAAGCCGGGGCGACGTTCCGAGACTATGCAGCGAGAGTCTGCGCCGAGATCGACGTGGCCAGGGAAATGATCGCGCCCGCCGGCGCGCTGCGCGGCCGCTTGCGAGTCGCCGCGCCGCTATCTTTCGGCCCGACTCACTTCGCTCCCATCCTTGCGGAAATGGCGCGCCGCCACCCCCAGCTCCAGATCCACACATGCTACAGCGATCGCTTCGTCGATCTCATCACGGAGGGTTATGATTGTGCGATACGGGTTGGCTATCTTCAGGACTCCAACCTGATCGCAAGACGCGTCGGACCAATCTATGGCAAGTTCGTCGCGAGCCCGGACTACATCAAGGCGCATGGGTCGCCCGAAACGCCGGAAGAGCTCGTCGCTCATGAAGCTCTCATGCAAGGCGCCGAAAGCTGGCAGCTCATGGATGGCGACAAGATCATCACGGTTCATCCGCAGGGGCGCTTCAAGGCCGACAACGGTATAGCTCTCGTTGCCGCCGCGACCGCAGGACTGGGGATCGCTTACCTGCCCGATTACCTAACCCATGAACATATCGCTTCCGGTGCGCTCATGCAGGTCATGACGCGTCATCCGCCGCCTCCGGCCGGCGCCTATGTCATCCGCCCGCCAGGTCAGCATCCCGCGCGGAAGATACGGGTCCTCACCGAATTGCTGATTGAGTATTGCGAACCGGCTCCACACCTCGCGGGTGTCGATCCCCGACCAGCGCAAGCAGGGCGAAGGCGCCATCGACGCGCCTGA
- a CDS encoding hydrolase, whose product MSFRNGLASLLRPEDSVLVLIDHQPYQLANLNSHDPQAVVNYTTALAKLAKAFNVPTILTSVIAARGGLLFKQITDVFPNQEVIDRTWVNTWQDENVVSVVKATGRKQLIIAGLWTEVCVAMPVIQAAGEGWDVTVITDASGGISKESHEVAIQRMIAAGANVMTVMALAGEWQRDWARTEHVEELTEILIQHFSGSGIAYLWEQQLLNTPAPIAAG is encoded by the coding sequence ATGAGCTTCCGTAACGGTCTTGCTTCGCTTCTTCGTCCCGAAGACTCGGTGCTCGTTCTGATCGATCACCAGCCTTATCAGCTCGCAAACCTCAACAGCCACGATCCGCAAGCTGTGGTCAACTACACGACCGCGCTGGCCAAGCTAGCAAAAGCCTTCAATGTTCCGACCATTCTCACCAGCGTGATCGCGGCGCGCGGTGGACTTCTCTTTAAGCAGATCACCGACGTATTTCCGAACCAGGAAGTCATCGATCGCACCTGGGTGAACACTTGGCAGGACGAGAATGTGGTGAGCGTCGTCAAGGCGACCGGCCGCAAGCAGCTGATCATCGCCGGCCTGTGGACCGAGGTCTGCGTCGCAATGCCTGTCATCCAGGCCGCCGGCGAAGGTTGGGACGTGACCGTGATCACCGACGCGTCTGGCGGGATTTCGAAGGAGTCTCACGAAGTCGCCATCCAGCGAATGATCGCGGCCGGCGCGAACGTGATGACCGTGATGGCGCTCGCCGGCGAATGGCAACGTGATTGGGCGCGCACCGAGCATGTCGAGGAGCTGACCGAGATTCTTATCCAGCACTTCAGCGGCAGCGGCATCGCATATCTGTGGGAGCAGCAGTTGCTCAACACGCCGGCGCCGATCGCCGCAGGCTGA